A stretch of the Lactuca sativa cultivar Salinas chromosome 9, Lsat_Salinas_v11, whole genome shotgun sequence genome encodes the following:
- the LOC111893955 gene encoding cytochrome b-c1 complex subunit 6-1, mitochondrial yields MSDEEPVDQKKYFEDLCKPKCVRAWLDYQGCVKRVQADETGHKHCTGQYFDYWQCVDKCVAPRLFAKLK; encoded by the exons GTCGGATGAAGAACCAGTTGATCAGAAGAAATACTTTGAAGATTTATGCAAGCCCAAGTGTGTTAGAGCTTGGCTCGACTATCAG GGATGTGTGAAAAGGGTTCAAGCAGATGAAACTGGCCACAAACATTGCACTGGGCAATACTTTGATTACTGGCAGTGTGTGGACAAATgt GTTGCACCTAGGCTATTTGCAAAACTCAAGTAA